The Myotis daubentonii chromosome 19, mMyoDau2.1, whole genome shotgun sequence genome window below encodes:
- the CHEK1 gene encoding serine/threonine-protein kinase Chk1 isoform X2: protein MAVPFVEDWDLVQTLGEGAYGEVQLAVNRRTEEAVAVKIVDMKRAIDCPDNIKKEICINKMLNHENVVKFYGHRREGNIQYLFLEYCSGGELFDRIEPDIGMPEQDAQRFFHQLMAGVTYLHDIGITHRDIKPENLLLDERDNLKISDFGLATVFRHNNRERLLNKMCGTLPYVAPELLKRKEFHAEPVDVWSCGIVLTAMLAGELPWDQPSDSCQEYSDWKDKKTYLNPWKKIDSAPLALLHKILVENPSVRITIPDIKKDRWYNKLLKKGAKRPRVTSGGVSESPGGFSKHIQSNLDFPLVNSASSEENVKYSSSQPEPRTGLSLWDTSPLYIDKLVQGISFSQPTCPDHMLLNSQLLGTPGSSQNPWQRLVKRMTRFFTKLDADKSYQCLKETCEKLGYQWKKSCMNQVTVSTTDRRNNKLIFKVNLVEMDEKILVDFRLSKGDGLEFKRHFLKIKGKLSDVVSSQKVWLPAT, encoded by the exons GGTTCAGCTTGCTGTGAATAGAAGAACTGAAGAAGCAGTTGCAGTGAAGATAGTAGACATGAAGCGTGCCATAGACTGTCCAGACAATATTAAGAAAGAGATCTGtatcaataaaatgttaaatcatGAGAATGTAGTGAAATTCTATGGTCACAGGAGAGAAGGCAATATCCAATATCTATTTCTGGAGTATTGCAGTGGAGGAGAACTTTTTGATCGAATCG AGCCAGACATAGGCATGCCTGAACAAGATGCTCAGAGGTTCTTCCATCAACTCATGGCAGGGGTG ACTTATCTGCATGATATTGGAATAACTCACAGGGATATTAAGCCAGAAAATCTCCTATTGGATGAAAGGG ATAACCTCAAAATCTCTGACTTCGGCCTGGCAACAGTGTTTCGGCATAATAACCGTGAGCGTTTATTGAACAAGATGTGTGGTACTTTACCTTATGTTGCTCCAGAACTTCTAAAGAGAAAAGAATTTCATGCAGAACCAGTTGACGTTTGGTCCTGTGGAATAGTACTTACTGCAATGTTGGCTGGGG aatTGCCATGGGACCAGCCCAGTGACAGTTGTCAGGAATATTCTGATTGGAAAGATAAAAAAACATACCTCAACCCTTGGAAAAAAATTGATTCTGCTCCCCTAG ctctgcTACATAAAATCCTAGTTGAGAATCCATCGGTAAGGATTACCATCCCAGACATCAAAAAAGATAGATGGTACAACAAACTACTCAAGAAAG gagcAAAGAGGCCCCGAGTCACTTCGGGTGGTGTATCAGAGTCTCCTGGTGGATTCTCTAAACACATTCAATCCAATTTGGATTTCCCTCTAGTAAACAGTGCTTCCAG TGAAGAAAATGTGAAGTACTCCAGTTCCCAGCCAGAACCACGGACAGGTCTTTCCTTATGGGACACCAGCCCGTTATACATTGATAAACTGGTACAAGGGATCAGTTTCTCCCAGCCCACGTGTCCGGATCATATGCTTCTGAATAGTCAGTTACTTGGCACCCCGGGATCCTCACAG AACCCCTGGCAGCGCTTGGTCAAAAGAATGACACGCTTTTTTACCAAATTGGATGCGGACAAATCTTACCAGTGCCTGAAAGAGACTTGTGAGAAACTGGGCTATCAATGGAAGAAGAGTTGTATGAATCAG GTTACTGTATCAACAACTGATAGAAGAAACAATAAACTGATTTTCAAGGTGAATTTGGTAGAAATGGATGAGAAGATCTTGGTTGACTTCCGGCTTTCTAAG GGTGATGGATTGGAATTCAAGAGACACTTCCTGAAGATTAAAGGCAAGCTGAGTGATGTTGTGAGCAGCCAGAAGGTCTGGCTTCCTGCCACCTGA